ATTGAGTATCAACTTCTTGCCTAATGCCGTGTATCAACCGGAACGTTGTATTCGGACAACACTTGAAACAGCTCAACAATGTAATTTCCCCATTAACCGAATTCTATTTGAGCTGACGGAAGTTGAAAAGGTTAAGGATTACGCTCATGTTCACGCCATCATTGAGCACTACCAAGAGCTAGGGTTTAGAACTGCGTTGGATGACTTTGGTGCAGGTTATTCAGGGTTGAACTTTCTGGCTGATTTCCATCCAGACTTTATCAAGCTAGATATGGCTTTGATTCGGAATATCGATAAAGATAAAGGTCGTCAGGCAATTGTTCGAGGGATTGTGCGAGTCTGTCGAGATTTAGCGATTGAACCCATAGCGGAGGGAGTTGAAACAGGTTTTGAGTTAGATGCTCTTAGACGATTCGGCATCCAATTATTTCAGGGCTATTACTTTGCAAAGCCTAGTTTCAGATCTGTGATCACCGATTTAAATCTCGCCCGCCAGCTTTGCTAGGGGGCTGTCAGGATGCACGGGTTGATTCAGCAACTGAGATGCCTGGTTTCGGGCCTCTACGATAGAAGCATAGGCTTTGCCCGCCAGGAACTCAGCCGCGAACAATTCGGCAAGGTCGTCTTGCTGCGACATCAGGATTCAGTTAAGTCGTCAAGTTTTGATGTGTTGAGACGATTTAAACAGGAATGGCGGCTGAGGGCAAGCGATTGAAAGAATGTCTAAGGTTGGGCTCTTTTACTCACATTCTGAAATAAGTGATTCAAGCTGATTAGTTAGTGATTCAACTTTTTTGCGAATCTTTTTGTCCTTTAATAATTTTGGGCTTGTAGCCCTTTTTAATACAGATCTAGCTCGATCACGCAAAATAATTTCTTCACTACTAGTTGTCTTACTTGAGACCGTAGTAATGAGACTCTGAAGTTGTTTAACTGTAAGCTCTTCTGCAACAACACGTTGTAACAATTCTTCCCGAATGTCTTCGTCTTTAACTCTAGCTATGCGGATAGCTTTCGTATATGAGACTTTTCCTGATTCAAGAAATGCAACTACATCATTAGGTAGATTGATGAGTTGCAGTTTGTTAGCAACGAAAGACTTCCAGTTTAGCCCCATCTCTTCAAAGACAGAGAGAATAAATCTCCTTTGCTCATCGTTGATAATAACGTTATTATCGCTACGACGGTTTGCTGCGTTAAAGAGTGAAGTCAAGATCTGAGAAACTTCGTCTTTACTCATTTGAAGGCCAGTGGATAGAAGTTGAATGATTCCACGAGTTCGTTCAAATGGATTAATATCTGACCGTGCTTCATTCTCGATAATGGCTATTTTTAATGCAATGAGATCATCAACCTCATCTACTTTTGCTGGCACTATTTTATGGCCTAACTCTTCAGCGGCAAGTCTACGTTGCGAACCTGCAATCAGCTCAAAATACTTACCTTTGCCTGGTATCGGTCTTAGTAAAAGCGGCTCTCTGATACCAACAGATTGAATCGTAGCCTTGATTTGTTCGATTTTCTCTCGATCGTAATAAAGCCTAAGCTGAAATTCAGGGAGAATAATCTTGTCAAGACTTATTTCCACAATTGGAGATGTACTCCAAGCGGGCTGGCCTTTAGAATTAAGAAGATCATCGTTAAGTACAAAGCTCTCTAATGCTGCTTCAGTATCTTTTCCCTTCCTGAGAGTAAGCGAACGACGGCTAGCCATTAATGATCCTCACGATTTCTTCAAAAAGTTCACAATACTCATTTCGAGCCATTTCTATAGGAGTGAAGTTTTTGTTTTTCTTTTTTAACTTTCTCTTTCTACGATTTTCTTCTAGGCGTTGTACTTCTCTAATCGCTGTAGTTCTCTGGCCTGGAGTATCCATTATGCATGTTCTTTGATGGATGACTGTATCAAGCGGGAACACATGCTTCCTGGTTTTCTCATCTTTGTCTGCCGCTTCAAGAGCTTCCCGTAATAAGATGGTGCCTTCCTCAGCACGGTTAAAGAATAGAACGGCTTTAGGTAAGCCCCCTCTAATATCTTGTGCAACTTCGACCATTTCAATAGTTTCATCGTTGCTATCCAAATCTAGTTGTGAGGTTTGACAGGGAATGACAACAATATCGCAACGGCTCAAAATTGCTCTGGAGACATCTTCCATACTTCCAGGAGCATCTACGATGACATAATCAAATTTTTCTTTTACATTTGGCAGCTCTCTTAGAAGCGTTCTTGCGTCTCCCATGACTGTATATTCTATTTCTGGACTGATTGCTGAGAGCCATTTGGAGCTGCTTCTTTGGGCATCTGCATCTATAAATCCTACAGAGCCAAATTGCTCAAACCAATCACGAGCATGTGTGGCTGTGGTGGTTTTGCCAACTCCACCTTTCTGGCTGAGAAAAGCAATGATTATGGGTTTAGTGGGGGGTATAAACTTCTTTTTCTTGGTGCTCAATTGCTTATCTCTTGTAGCTGTGATCATTTATATGCCTCTAGATGAGTCAAAAATATTCACAAAACCTGAAAGGATAATAACGTTATTATCAGATTTGTCAAGATATTGAATGTTCTTCAAAAATATTTTTCTTCTCAGGAAATGCTTTGCTTGGCAAGCTTTTTAGCTTTTTCCGAAGGTCTATTTGTGCTGACCCTACCCGAAATCCTGGAGTATCTGGACTTCAAGGTTTACGTTGAGACACCAGATGATCTGCGGATGAATCGAAGGATTATCAGGGATGGTACGGAGAAACTGAGGTAAGAGTCCAGTGTGATCCAGGAATGGCAGACTAATGTTATCTTCATTCGTTACTGCCCAGGCTTAAATCATTGTGTTGAGAATGAAGTTATAACTCTCTCTGGATCTATGTTTTAAGCACAACAGCAATCAATCCGTGATCTTCCGTTGAACAAGAAAGTCTCTGATCAAAAAATTAGTGAATCTGATATTCGAGCAATCTACCATCAAGGTGAGGATGCGGTTGTTGAGCTAGTCACCCGTCTTATCGAGCGGATAGAGCGACTAGAAGAACGTCTTGACAAGGATAGTCGTAACAGTAGTAAACCACCCTCAGGCGATGGCTTTGGGAAGCGGACAAAAAGTCTACGGGGTAAGAGTAAACGCAAAAGTGGTGGGCAAAAAGGTCATCCTGGTAGCACATTGGAGTGGCGTGAGACCGTCGATGCCGTAGTTTTACATCCGGTGACTCAGTGTCAAGAATGTGGTGCCTCTTTAACAGAAGTAGCACCACAACAATATGACCTTAGCCAGGTTCATGAGTTACCCCCCTTGTCACTACAGGTGATTGAGCATCAAGCAGAAGTCAAGTATTGTGAGCACTGCCAAACCTTGAGCCGGGGTGTATTCCCTGCAGATGTCACCAATGTGGTTCAGTATGGCAGTAGCCTTAAAGGCTTGATGGTGTACTTGCTGGACGCTCAACTGTTGCCGTTTGAGCGAACGAGTGACCTGTTGAAAGAAGTTTTTGGTTGCCAGGTTTCTGAAGGAACCCTCTGCAATGCCCGTACAACCTGTGCTCAGAAATTAGAACCGATTGAGGTACAGATCAAAGACGGTATTGAGCAAGCAGCAATAGGGCATTTTGACGAGACAGGGCTGCGGGTGAACAGCAAGCTATGGTGGCTACATGTCGCCTGTACGAGTGGGTTGACCTACTACTTTGTTCATGCCAAACGCGGAAAAGCAGCGATGGACGAAATGGATATTCTGCCGAACTTTACGGGTACCAGCATTCATGATGGTTGGCAGAGTTACGCCACCTATGATTGTGCTCATGGTCTCTGCAATGCTCATCATTTGCGGGAGTTACGCTTTGTCGTTGAGCACTATCAGCAACCTTGGGCTGAAGAGATGATGACGTTGTTGGTGGACATCAAAACTCAGGTAGAGAGTGCTCATGCTGAAGGCTTAAAAGCTCTCAGCACAGAACAAATCGAGATGTTTGAGCAGCGTTACCGAAAAGTATTAGCCGATGGATTCAAGAGTAATCCAATCCTGCCAGTTGATGAAAACGCACCTAAGAAACGAGGCAAGAAAAAACAAAGTACACCGAAAAACCTTCTCGACCGACTGGAGAAGTACCAATCTGCTGTTCTGGCCTTTATGTATGATTTCCAGGTTCCCTTTGATAACAATCAGGCTGAACGGGATATTCGCATGATGAAATTGAAGCAGAAGATCTCAGGTTGCTTCCGCTCGTTGGCGGGTGCCCAGCAGTTCTGCCGTATTCGCGGTTATATTTCGACTTTGAGAAAGCAAGATATCCCTGTACTTGATTCACTTAGAAGTATTTTTGTTGGAACTCCTGTGCTACCAATGCTTCAGCCTGGGCAGTAACCTTCATTCATACCATCTTGCTCAGTGTCTAAATATTTAATTGACCTGTGCTAAATAGTTGAAACCCGCTCACAAAACACCCGAAAGATAGACAGAATTGCCAAAGGCTAGTGGGATTGAGGACGGCATGGCTACTGAAGAAGATCAGCAAAACTCCAATTCCCATGAGCACCCACCCTAAAAATTTCTCTCGTCTGGGTAAGAAAAAGAGTGAGATAACTCCACCTGTTAGGAAAAGTACAGAAGCATCTGCTGAAATACCTCGCCACCAATAAGGATGAACATTGGTAGTGAAGTAAATGTTCTGGCCCATGAAATAGAAGCCTATTGCCAGCAGAGCCAAGCCCATTAATCTACCCATTCAAAATGTTCCTCAATACCAAGCATAGGGTTTATCTCTAGATTGCCCAATACTTGAAGGCACCGAGACAGTAGAGTTTAATGCAGAGCAGACTGACACAGGAACGAAGCAAGTAACTATGCAGGCGACAAATCCATCCGATCCTTAGTCAGATCCAAATACTCGATATTATCCCGGCACACCCATTTGAGGAGAATCCTTGGTGGATGTGGGTTTGCAGCGAACTTCAACATCACCTGATGGTATTGGTCTTCCGTCGTACTGGAATGCTGAAGCCGCTCCCAGTTCTCCGTCAGGTTTTGCAAGGTGTCATTGCCAATCTCACTACGAAAGGCCGTGGCAATCCCCATCTGTTCATCAATAGAGAAGAAGAAGAAATCACCGCTCTCGATCATGTGCTGCAATACCGCTTGAGCAACGGCATTATTGGGGTTGATCAGAACGTTGAAGGTCTGGAAGCCATAGAATTCAAAGGCAAAGCTTTAATCTGGCAACCCGAAAGGTTGTTTAATCCATATCTCTATTCAATCAGGAAAGCGTAAACCCGCCATCAGCAAAGAGGATGAAGATTTTTACATCCCCATCCTCCTATTGGACTAGTCCTATTGGTTTTCCTGCTTAACTCATCACATCCGCCTGGCACATCTATGACTATTGTGAACAGTCACAAATGAAACTACTCAGAACATCTTTGGCTACAGCTAAGGGACCTGTTCCCTCTACTGCCTCTTCACCACTACCTATGAGGCCATCAATCGTTCCAGCCACTTTTGCAAGTTTAAAGCCATCTACAACAAATTCTTGCGTGGGATATCGCTGTAAAAATTCCAAAAAGGATATGCGGTTGTCATCACTGAGAGAAAGGATGACGGCTGAGCGAAATGCTTGTAGATTAGCTTTTTTGCTAGGGGTCTGAAATATTTGCCCTGCCTGAAATAAGGCATATTCACCAGGGAGGATATGAAGTAGGCGATCTGCAGTCTGCAGCTTTACTTTTACCTCCTTGGTCATAAACTGACGGGCCGCTTCAGGATCTTGCCCTGACACATTCAAAAAGAACTTTAACTTAGAAGATGCTTTACCCGTTTGAGCAAAAGTTTCCAACTCATCTACAGTCAAGGATTGACCAAACTGCTTGTAGGTAAACACCACCTTCTCTGCAGCATTAGCAGAAGAACTGGACAATAACAGACTAGTTGTTGAGGCCACGGTAACAGTGGCTAAAGATAACCCTTTAACGACATCCCAATGACCCATCTTTGACAACCACGAGGGAAATATGGCCATAGATTGACTCCAATATACTTTGAATAATCATGTCAGCATTAATAAAGAGCGATTGTGGAGGGCAGCCCAGAAAACGAACCACCCAATACTGAAACACCACCCATAACTGCTATTGGACTTTGGCAGAAGTAGCCATGGGTTGAGTAGCTGGTCCTGTGGCTGTGTCTAATGGCTTGACTGTAGATGCATCTTCTTTTAGCTGGGCTGTATCAGAGGAAGTTGGTTCAGAAGATGTAGTAGTCCCTACTACATCTTCGCAATCCTCTAATCCTTTCTGTGAATGATGTTGATGGCTAGAAACCGTTTGAGCTTTTGTCTCATTCGGAGATGCCTGAGTTGTATTGCAATCACAAATGAAGTCTGACAATACGCCTTTCGCAACTTCTAAAGCAGGCAGAATTCGCTCCACAAATCCACTTACATCGTTGTAAGTGCCTTCAAGATTTGTTATGTCTAGGCGAATGGTGTTTTGGGGATGTTTGTTGATAATTTCTAAGAAAGAAATACGATCATCCTCTATTGAGTTAAGCACCGCTGTTTTGATAGAATTCAGACCTCGCTCAGTTTTACCATCCGTGCTAGAAATAACCTGGTCAAGCTTAAAGAGCAGGAATTCACCATTTGAGCCTTCAATAAAGTTCTTCATGAATTTTGGAACTGTCAGCTGATCCGAGAGGATGGCCCGGACTACTTTTGGTAGCTCAGCATCTGTATTAAGCAGGGTTTGCAATGAAGATGGCAGTTCTCCAGTATTAGTAAAGTTATCCAGCTCCTGTCGGGTTACATTGACTTCAGTATCTTGATAGCGGACAAAAATGCTCTCAGCCGCTTGGGATTCAGTTGCTAGGAGTGGAACACCCATTACGGTAGCACTAGCTAATCCCAAAGGAAGTAAAGATTGAAGATAATTTTTCATAAAAACTCCTTGCAATTTAGTTCTATTAGGTCAATGAAGAGAGGTGAGAATGGATTTCCTTGCTATAGAGCGCCTATATTCGGCATGTTATCTACCTACGATTGTTGTTCATTTATCGTCAAATGAAATCAACTGTATGGACGTATCTAAATGTCCTCAACTTGTCCAATGGGACGATATGGCATCATCCGATGGGATGATTATTACTTCTGACTACGGAAGGACTGAAGCTAATCTTGCACCAATTCTGAGCTTTTATCATCCTTATGGCCTCGTCCAAATGACTACTTTAAGGGCTGATTTGTGAGGGAAAACCCTAGCAATGGCTTGCTAGGGCGGTTTGGTACAGGGTGTTAGGGTAAAGCGATGTATTAGAAAACGGTTTAGATTTCGTTGGGCTAAAACCGTTCAACAATGAGAATATGAATTTCAAAATCCGCTTGGTCATCGAAATGGACATCTAACTGATCACAATCAGTTAGATGTCATAAATACTCTGTCCCATTTTTGGCGATCTTCGAGAATCTTTCCAATTCCTAAAGCCACACAGTCAAGAGGTTTGAGAGCTACATGCACAAAAACACCAGTTTCCTGGCTGATTAATCGATCAAGTCCTCTCAACAAAGCTCCACCACCACATAGCATTAGTCCATTGGTATAAATATCTGAGACTAGTTCTGGTGACAACTTTTCTAAGGTTTGCTGAACGGTATTCACAATCAATGCAACTTCCTTTTGCAGGATGTCACGTACCTCTGCCCCCTTCAAAGTCAGTTGTTTAGGCAAGCCAGATTGAGAGCTACGGCCTCCTACTTCCATCTCCTCTATATCCCAATGTGGATGGATGAGGGAAGATCCTAGCTTATGCTTAATCGCTTGAGCCGTTTGTAATCCTACTAATAGATCATAATTACGTTTAAGGGATTGGCGGATCGCATCATCCATATGAGTACCAGCGACTCGGATGGATTGGCTACTCACCACCCCACATAAACTGATAACCGCCACTTCAGTTGTACCGCCACCGATATCAACAATCATATTCCCAAGAGGCTTATCGATGGGCAGATCTGCACCGATGGCTGCAGCGATCGCTTCATCAATAATAGAAATGTCTTTTGCACCAGCTAGTCCAGCAATATCTTGAAGTGCCCGTCGCTCTACATTTGTGGCTCCGTTAGGAATCGCCAGAGTCAATTGGGGAGGGAAAAAGGGTTTCCTTCCTAATCCCTGATTTAGAACCCGTTGTAATAACTGAAAGGCGATGTCTACGTCCGTAATGACGCCTTCGCGCAGTGGGTAGCTGACCATAATATTGGTTGGCTCCCTTCCCTCTAGGCGTTGGGCTTGATGACCGCAAGCTAAGATGGACTGATTTTCTGTATCCCTAGCAATAACCGTGGGTTGACGGATGATAATACCCTTTCCCTTGGCATACACCAACGTATTAACTGTTCCCAAATCTATCCCAATATCGGGTGAGAAAACTCTCAATAATCCCACCTATTATTTCTCCATTGGCATAAGATCTTTGAGTTCAGCCCCATCCAAAATTGCTAAATTTAGATTACTGCCAGAAATATCCGTATGGATCAGTTGTGCCTCACTCAGGTCTGTTCCTGTCAAAGTTACATCGACCAAATGAGTGTGGTGGAGTTTGGCTCTATATAGAATGGCATTCGATAAATTGGCACCATTCAAGACCGCCTTTTGCAGATTTGCTTCTCGAAGATTCGCTCTCGTTAAGTCTGCCCGATCTAACGCAACAGAAACTAAACTCGCCCTGATTAAGATGGCATTATGAAGCTGAGCCTCAATGAGATTCGCTTGGGTTAAGATGGCATCAGTCAAATTAGCCCCAGTGAGATGGGCATTATTAAGGTCAGCTTTCTCCATCTGAGCACCCGTTAGATTGGCCTCAGTCAGATTAGCCTCGCTCAGGTCCACTCCTCGTAAATCGGCCTGACAAAATAGGGTTTTGATGAGTCGCTTACCTGCAAACTTTACTCCTCGCAAATCAGCGCCTCTAAAATCCACACCACTTAGGTCCATATCCTGAGTATGGTCAAGGGGGCGGGGTTTTAAATCACAAGCCATTGCATCATCTTTATTTTCTGGATGGGCTTGGTTCCGCGTATACATAATTGAACCTTTGAATATTATTTATTGCACCTTTGAGCTAGCAGCTATCAGGATTTCTTAGGACAAAGCGTTTAACCTTTCTAGACTCCAGTTCGCGAAAGACCGAAAATCAAAATAGCTGAGCTGAGAGTCACTGCCTCTAACTAGGGTGATACCCTCGGTTGAGCGGAAGGTTGAGGTTCAGAAGAAGATGGTTGCGACTGAACCTCAGGTGCTGGGTTGGATTGACGGCTCCGAATGTCTGAACTGCCATTAGAACCATTGAGAGACTGAATATCCGTGGACAAACGCTTGACTTGTTGAACCACTTTTTGAAGCTGTTCTTGGTTATTCTGAACTTCTTCTGTCAAGGCTGATGGATCAAATTTCTTCAAGGACTTAACGTCCTGCTCCAGAGCTTCAATTTTGGACTCAAGAACAGTTTCAGACAGGTCTGCATTGATATTGGATGTTTGGGGTTCCTGTTCAAAAGACAGCACACGAATGGCTAACCAGACTGATACGCCTCCTAAGATCATGACGAAGGCAATCAGCATGCCGATGATAAAATTTGACCGACTTCGTAACCGCTCTGTCTCGATTTGAACTCCCGTCAGATCATTTTGTACACTCCGTTTCAAATCCTGAGAAATTTGAGCAAAGGATTCAGAAGTCAGGAGGTTAGGATTCCCTTGTGGGGTATTGCTAGGTTGAGGCGCTTGTGATTCCGAATAATTAGTCATGGTGTTAATTCTCCATACTGAAGATGAGTAATAAATCAGCTTGCAATCAGATTTGTGGTTTTAGGTCGTAGAGATATGTCAGCACGGTTGAATTTATTAGCATCAAAATTTAAATCCAGATGAAGATTGTGCAAAAAAAGATTCATGTTTGATTCAACGGGTGAAGTCGCAAGGCCGACAGTTGGGGGAAGACAGTCTTGCTTGGGTCTTTGTGAATCAACGGTTAGTTCTATTAAGAATCTATCCCCCTTATAGATCAGTTCAGCTGCGGAGAAGTCCAACAATTCAGGGAAATACCTCTGGTGTTCTGGGACTACGAACTGATACTGAAGGATTTCACCTGTATTAGCTTCAAAGTAATAGTCGATAAGGTTACCTAGCCAGTTACCTGAATGAGTCCATACTTCATTGCCTAATTGATAATGAATAGATGATTTGGGCTGGAAAATTAGTGCTGTACTTTCGGCAACATCTAACCAAGCCCCTTCAGGACTTACCGCTACCACCTGTTCCCAAGGCAGAGATCTTTGCTCATCTGCATTCAATAACGTTTTATACGTTAATCCTAAGACTTGGTGCAATTGCTTATCCACCCAGATTTGATGCACTGTGCCCAAGAGTTGCCCCGTATGACAATCCCATACTGGACAATCAATGAGTTGACTGAACTGGATAAGGGGATAGGTAGAGAGGCGCATAGTTATTCACTGGTTAAATAGGACAGTTATGATGCCAAGTTAGACTGGATCAACAGTCGAACATTACTCAACACTGTTGAATTTCTGAGCTGTAATAGGTGATACGGTGGGTGAGAAAGATGGAGAGTTGCTAGATAGAACAGTATGACTAGCGACCAAGAGGCTTCCTGTGATACCCAATGCTCCACAGAGCAAGCCTGTTCGCCACCGCAATTGCGATCTAAGTTTTTGGACTTCTATTGAGCAGTGATCGGGTATAAGACTAGCTGGAGGGACGACTGCACCCTCTAAAGTTGGTTGGCCAGTTGTCTGGGTTGGAGACTGGAACATGACCTGTTCATGCAGCCAATCTGTAATTAATTGTGGACAATTATGCTGGAACCAGCGGAGACCGACAAATCTAAATAAGGGCTTAGACTGGGTTGCAACCGCTCTGCTAATTCGATTGAGCGATCTTACAGTCACTTTTTGATTGATTAGGTTGATGGACCCGATGTCATACAGCCGATCCAAGATCAACTTGATTGTGGTCGATTCATGCCGCACAAGCTGTTCTAGTAACAGTGAAATTTCATCTACAGACTTTTGCTCCACTGGGTTAGCTCGATTCAGCAAGCCTGCAGCCGCAGTGGAAATGGAAGTGGAAGATTCGGAGGATTGAGAGCGCTTCAACATGAGTTTGTAATAACGCAATAACCTTATTTAATTCTGAATCCTCCCCCTTGAAATCGACCGCATGTCTAAAAATATGGATTTACTTCATCCATGAGGACTAGTCCCTTGAGATGTTGACGGACGAGTAACTATGTACGAAGGTAAGGAGGCTCGAATGCAACGATAACTCAACACTTTTATTACTCATCACAAAAGATGAATCGTTTATTTTCAGTAGAAAATATGCACTGTTTCTTCAGTTAATTCAATTTCATTCAACTAAAGACTGGGCTGCTCTGAATAACTCATATTGATCAGCGCTATCTCACCACAACACTAACAGCTAACTATTGAGGGTAAAAAATCCTTATCAAGGCCATCACAAACGATTTAATAATCTCGGAGAATATTTGATGACAGCTTCTTCGTCTCAAGTGATATTGCCTATCATTGGCTGGCGCGAGTGGGTATCATTTCCAGAACTAGAAATCCCCCAAGTTAAAGCCAAAATTGATACAGGGGCTCGTTCTTCCGCGCTACATGCATTTGACATAGAGCGATTCCAAGACAATGGCAAATCAATGCTTCGGTTCAAAACTCATCCTATTCAAAAGGATAAAACTACGATTGTTACAGCTATTGCCGAGCTGTTAGAAGTCAAACAAGTTCGAGATTCAGGAGGACATACTGAAATGCGTCCCGTCATCCTCACGGAGATCGCCCTCTCCAATTACTCCTGGAAGATAGAGGTGACCCTGACTGATCGCAGTTCTATGGGATTTCGGATGTTGTTGGGACGGCAGGCTGTTCGTCAGCGCTTTGTCATTGATGTAGGTCAATCCTATATCCACAATTCAGATCCTCAAAATTAATGTAATCGGAATAACTATGAAAATCGCCATCCTCTCCCAGCAGCAATCTCTCTATTCAACTCGGCGACTCTTAGAAGCGGGTGAAGAGAGAGGGCATGAAATACATGTCATCAATTATTTGCGATGCTACATGAATATCACGGCCCATAAGCCCAAGGTTCTCTATCAAGGAGATTCGCTGGAAGGCTACGATGCGATTATTCCTCGAATTGGGGCTTCTAAAACTTTTTACGGTACGGCTGTAGTCAGACAATTTGAAGTTATGGGGGTTTTCTCGGCCAATGAATCCCAGGCAATCTCGCGATCTAGAGATAAACTTCGCTGTCTGCAAATTTTGTCACAAAAAGGGATTGGTCTACCAGTGACAGGATTTGCCAATTCCTCAAAAGATATTGACGGATTGATTGAAAGTGTCGGTGGGGCTCCATTAGTAATCAAGCTACTAGAAGGTACTCAGGGAATTGGAGTGGTTTTGACAGAGACACATCAAGCGGCAAAGTCTGTCATTGAAGCGTTTCGGGGTCTGGATGCCAATATCTTGGTACAGGAATTTATCAAAGAAGCGGGGGTATGGACATACGGTGTTTTGTCGTGGGAGATCGGATCATCGCTGCTATGAAACGGCAAGGTGCTCCTGGTGAGTTCCGCTCCAATATCCATCGAGGCGGTAGTGCTACTCAAATCAAGCTAACACCAGAAGAACGAAGCACTGCAATTCGTGCTTCAAAAGCAATGGGTTTGCGGGTTGCTGGGGTTGATTTACTGCGTTCCAATCACGGCCCAGTCATCATGGAAGTTAATTCTTCTCCTGGTTTAGAAGGAATTGAAACGGCAACAGAGATCGATGTTGCAGGTAAGGTCATCGAATTTTTAGAAAAGAATGCGGGACCAGGTAAGACCCGCGATCGCATTAAATATTAACCTTCACAAATAGTACAAAAATAAAACTATATGACCCCCATCACCGTCGGTGGTATTACAGTGGCCCCTGGCACTGAGCAACGCATCGAGTTGCCAATCGCTCGCCTTCCCACTCAGACCATGTTGTCCTTACCCGTTCATGCGATCAATGGTCATAGTGATGGTCCACACCTATGGCTCAGTGCAGCAATTCATGGGGATGAACTGAATGGCGTGGAAATTATTCGCCAAGTCTTGGAGCAGGTTAAGCCTAACAAGTTACAGGGAGCCTTGTTAGCTGTCCCCATTGTCAATATATTTGGCTTTATTGAGCAATCCCGGTACCTTCCCGATCGCCGGGATCTCAATCGGTCATTTCCAGGCTCTGCTAAAGGATCATTAGCTGGCCGGATAGCCCACCTATTTATGAAAGAAATAGTAAGCCATTGTAGCCATGGCATTGATCTTCATACTGCATCCAATCATCGGGTTAATTTGCCCCAAATTCGGGCCAATCTAGATGATTCAGAAACTTATCGATGTGCTCAGGCTTTTGGTGCACCTGCCATCATCCACGCCAACACTCGGGATGGGTCTTTACGGCAAGCTGCTGCAAAGCAAGGTATTTCCGTTTTGCTATATGAGTCAGGAGAAGCCCTTCGATTTGACCAAGAGGCTATCAAGGTCGGTGTTGAAGGAGTATTACAGGTGATGACTGCATTGAAAATGATGGACTCTGACTTCAAATCAGATCAGGGCAAAACACCACCAAAAGAGTCCAGAGAGACAAAATGGGTCAGAGCCTCTCAAAGCGGCATTCTACATTTGCAAATAGAATTGGGACAAACAGTTAACAAGCGCCAAAAAATTGGCTACATTGCCGATGCATTAGGTGATACCAATAAAAGGGTTCAGTCTCCCTGTGATGGGATAGTTATTGGTTTTACAAAAAATCCTTTAGTCAATCAAGGAGACGGTATCGT
The genomic region above belongs to Acaryochloris marina S15 and contains:
- a CDS encoding rod shape-determining protein encodes the protein MGLLRVFSPDIGIDLGTVNTLVYAKGKGIIIRQPTVIARDTENQSILACGHQAQRLEGREPTNIMVSYPLREGVITDVDIAFQLLQRVLNQGLGRKPFFPPQLTLAIPNGATNVERRALQDIAGLAGAKDISIIDEAIAAAIGADLPIDKPLGNMIVDIGGGTTEVAVISLCGVVSSQSIRVAGTHMDDAIRQSLKRNYDLLVGLQTAQAIKHKLGSSLIHPHWDIEEMEVGGRSSQSGLPKQLTLKGAEVRDILQKEVALIVNTVQQTLEKLSPELVSDIYTNGLMLCGGGALLRGLDRLISQETGVFVHVALKPLDCVALGIGKILEDRQKWDRVFMTSN
- a CDS encoding alpha/beta hydrolase is translated as MKNYLQSLLPLGLASATVMGVPLLATESQAAESIFVRYQDTEVNVTRQELDNFTNTGELPSSLQTLLNTDAELPKVVRAILSDQLTVPKFMKNFIEGSNGEFLLFKLDQVISSTDGKTERGLNSIKTAVLNSIEDDRISFLEIINKHPQNTIRLDITNLEGTYNDVSGFVERILPALEVAKGVLSDFICDCNTTQASPNETKAQTVSSHQHHSQKGLEDCEDVVGTTTSSEPTSSDTAQLKEDASTVKPLDTATGPATQPMATSAKVQ
- a CDS encoding ParA family protein; protein product: MITATRDKQLSTKKKKFIPPTKPIIIAFLSQKGGVGKTTTATHARDWFEQFGSVGFIDADAQRSSSKWLSAISPEIEYTVMGDARTLLRELPNVKEKFDYVIVDAPGSMEDVSRAILSRCDIVVIPCQTSQLDLDSNDETIEMVEVAQDIRGGLPKAVLFFNRAEEGTILLREALEAADKDEKTRKHVFPLDTVIHQRTCIMDTPGQRTTAIREVQRLEENRRKRKLKKKNKNFTPIEMARNEYCELFEEIVRIING
- a CDS encoding alpha/beta hydrolase, yielding MGHWDVVKGLSLATVTVASTTSLLLSSSSANAAEKVVFTYKQFGQSLTVDELETFAQTGKASSKLKFFLNVSGQDPEAARQFMTKEVKVKLQTADRLLHILPGEYALFQAGQIFQTPSKKANLQAFRSAVILSLSDDNRISFLEFLQRYPTQEFVVDGFKLAKVAGTIDGLIGSGEEAVEGTGPLAVAKDVLSSFICDCSQ
- a CDS encoding ParB/RepB/Spo0J family partition protein produces the protein MASRRSLTLRKGKDTEAALESFVLNDDLLNSKGQPAWSTSPIVEISLDKIILPEFQLRLYYDREKIEQIKATIQSVGIREPLLLRPIPGKGKYFELIAGSQRRLAAEELGHKIVPAKVDEVDDLIALKIAIIENEARSDINPFERTRGIIQLLSTGLQMSKDEVSQILTSLFNAANRRSDNNVIINDEQRRFILSVFEEMGLNWKSFVANKLQLINLPNDVVAFLESGKVSYTKAIRIARVKDEDIREELLQRVVAEELTVKQLQSLITTVSSKTTSSEEIILRDRARSVLKRATSPKLLKDKKIRKKVESLTNQLESLISECE
- the tnpC gene encoding IS66 family transposase — protein: MSESDIRAIYHQGEDAVVELVTRLIERIERLEERLDKDSRNSSKPPSGDGFGKRTKSLRGKSKRKSGGQKGHPGSTLEWRETVDAVVLHPVTQCQECGASLTEVAPQQYDLSQVHELPPLSLQVIEHQAEVKYCEHCQTLSRGVFPADVTNVVQYGSSLKGLMVYLLDAQLLPFERTSDLLKEVFGCQVSEGTLCNARTTCAQKLEPIEVQIKDGIEQAAIGHFDETGLRVNSKLWWLHVACTSGLTYYFVHAKRGKAAMDEMDILPNFTGTSIHDGWQSYATYDCAHGLCNAHHLRELRFVVEHYQQPWAEEMMTLLVDIKTQVESAHAEGLKALSTEQIEMFEQRYRKVLADGFKSNPILPVDENAPKKRGKKKQSTPKNLLDRLEKYQSAVLAFMYDFQVPFDNNQAERDIRMMKLKQKISGCFRSLAGAQQFCRIRGYISTLRKQDIPVLDSLRSIFVGTPVLPMLQPGQ